Proteins encoded together in one Nocardioides marinisabuli window:
- a CDS encoding SigE family RNA polymerase sigma factor, whose translation MPHSPASSRSVAFDDFVLARSAGLLRTAYLLTHDHALAEDLLQTALAKAWFAWERIDQHEAYVRRILVTTYATWWRRRWNGEHATDELPEQGGTPDQAEAVGQRHDLWTAMERLPRRQRAVVVLRYFEDLTEAQTAQVLGCSVGTVKSQTSKAFAKLRIDPSLAPSPRTSLPETETEDRS comes from the coding sequence GTGCCGCACTCCCCGGCGAGCAGCCGGAGCGTCGCCTTCGACGACTTCGTGCTCGCGCGCTCCGCCGGCCTGCTGCGCACGGCGTACCTGCTGACCCACGACCACGCGCTGGCCGAGGACCTCCTGCAGACCGCGCTGGCCAAGGCGTGGTTCGCGTGGGAGCGCATCGACCAGCACGAGGCCTACGTGCGCCGGATCCTGGTCACCACGTACGCCACCTGGTGGCGGCGGCGCTGGAACGGCGAGCACGCCACCGACGAGCTGCCCGAGCAGGGCGGCACCCCCGACCAGGCCGAGGCGGTGGGGCAGCGCCACGACCTGTGGACGGCGATGGAGCGGCTGCCGCGCCGGCAGCGGGCCGTCGTGGTGCTGCGCTACTTCGAGGACCTCACCGAGGCCCAGACCGCCCAGGTGCTCGGCTGCTCGGTCGGCACCGTCAAGAGCCAGACGTCCAAGGCGTTCGCCAAGCTGCGGATCGACCCGTCCCTGGCCCCCTCGCCCCGCACCAGCCTCCCCGAGACCGAGACCGAGGACCGCTCATGA